CCCGGATGCCAGCGGTCTGGATCCGATTCGTGAAGCGGAAATCAATATCGCGACGGTGACTCGCCTGCTGAAACTGTGCGAGAAACTCAATAATAATCCGGCGCTGGATGAAGCCATCAGCCGTCAGGATGCGGTGGCATCGCAACAAATTGTCAATGACATCATGCTTGCCCGTTAAGCAAACCAACAACACCAACGTTCCGCGAAAACTATAAAAAGGCTAACACCATGAAAAAACTCTTACTCTCTGCCCTGACCTCAGCGTTGTTGTGCTCCAGCGTTTACGCCGCCACATTAGCGCCGTTGAAATCCGATTCCGAGCCGGATCGCACCGACTGGACGCAACTGGAAAGCAAGTACGGCCCGATGCCTAAAGTCGATGCCAAACTGAAAATTGGTGGCGTGTCGAAAACGTTGACCAATGAATACTGGCGTTCTCTCGGCGAAGGCTATCAAAACGTCGCGAAGAAATATGGTTTCACCGTGGCGTACCAGGCGGCGGCCAATGAGGACGATCAGCTTGGTCAGCTGTCGATTGCCGAAACGCTGATTGCGCAGGGCTTTAATGGCCTGCTGGTCTCGCCGCAAACGGATATCAACCTCGAACCGGCGCTGGAGAGTGCCAGCAGCAAAGGTATTCCGGTGGTGAACGTCAACGATGCGGTGGTGCCAAGCGCGCGGTATTACGTGGGCAACGTGCAGAAAGATAACGGGGCACGCGTGGCGAAATGGTTTATCCAGCACCATCCGCAAGGCGGCAAAGTGGCGGTAATTGAAGGCCAGCCGGGCGTCTATGCGGCAGGCCAGCGCACCGCCGGTTTCAAAGAAACGCTGCAGGCTAATGGCAAGTTCAACATCGTGGCCAGCGTGCCGGCCAACTGGAGCCGTGAGCAGGCATTCAACGCCGCGTCGACCATTTTGCAGCAGCATCCTGATTTGATCGGTTTCTACGCCAATAACGACACCATGGCGTTGGGCGTAGTTGAAGCGGTGAGCGCGCAGAATAAAGCCAAACAAACTGCGGTATTTGGCACCGACGGCATTTCAGATGCCTATGCCTCAATCAAGCGCGGTGAATTGACCGGCACGGTGGATAGCTTCCCGGTGCTGACTGGGGAAGTGGCGACAGAAGTGATCCTGCGTCTGATCGGTGGTCAGAAACTGTCGCGCGTGGTCACCACGCCGCAGGCGCTGATCACCAAAGATAACGCCGAGGCGTTTTCAACCAAAGACAACAACAAACTGCGTCAGTTGCTGGCACAGCAGTAAAACAGGCGGAGAGCGTATGGAACAGTATCGCTTAATGATGCGCAGCATCACAAAA
The nucleotide sequence above comes from Pantoea nemavictus. Encoded proteins:
- a CDS encoding substrate-binding domain-containing protein, with product MKKLLLSALTSALLCSSVYAATLAPLKSDSEPDRTDWTQLESKYGPMPKVDAKLKIGGVSKTLTNEYWRSLGEGYQNVAKKYGFTVAYQAAANEDDQLGQLSIAETLIAQGFNGLLVSPQTDINLEPALESASSKGIPVVNVNDAVVPSARYYVGNVQKDNGARVAKWFIQHHPQGGKVAVIEGQPGVYAAGQRTAGFKETLQANGKFNIVASVPANWSREQAFNAASTILQQHPDLIGFYANNDTMALGVVEAVSAQNKAKQTAVFGTDGISDAYASIKRGELTGTVDSFPVLTGEVATEVILRLIGGQKLSRVVTTPQALITKDNAEAFSTKDNNKLRQLLAQQ